The Imtechella halotolerans DNA window CCAGGATTAATACTCTCGGCTCGTGTAACAGCGCTATTGCAATCCCCAATCGCTGCTTCATCCCTAAGGAAAACATGCTCGCCTTTTTGTTCCCTGTATGAGATAGTCCCACAATAGAAAGTACCTTGTCTATTCTGTCCATCGGTGTGTTATACATTTTAGCCCATACCCTAAGGTTATCTGTAGCGGTTAGATGTCCATACACGGATGGAGTTTCAATCATTGATCCCACCTCTTTCAAAAAATCTTCTCGTAGCTCCTTTATTGGTTTACCAAAAAAATACACCTCCCCTTTTTGCTTCTTTAACAAACCTAAGAGGATTCTTAAAGTAGTTGTCTTACCTGCGCCGTTTGGCCCAAGAAAACCATATATACTTCCAGTTGGAATGGTAAGAGATAATTTATCTACTGCTACTTGTCCTGAGGAAAATCGATGATGCAGATCATAAGTTTCAATGCAGTTCTGACTAGAGTGTGTGTTTATAAAATGATCCATTGGGTATATATTTCAAAATGAAGTTTAATTGATACGAGCTCTTTTTTCATTGGTTTCCCAAAAAAACAATCCTCCCTTTAAGTCAATTGAAACTACTTGAGTTCCTGAAACATTGACTTTAAGTCTATTTACAGTGGCCGTATGACCGGTCAGTGATTCCAAGAGTGTTCCGGTTTTTTTATCCCACACACGTAAAGACCTATCAATACTCGAAGTATAAATTTTATCACCTGCAAATTTTGCATCAGTCAGGGCCATTTGGAAATTGATATCTTCAAAGTATCCGTTGTGCCCTTTTATCCCATATCGTTTGGCTCCTTCTTCCCCTCCGATTGAAGCCAAGGTTCTTAACCAAGATGGATGCTTAACTTTATAAATCGGATTTGTTGTCCCCTTCTGCAGTAACTCTCCTTCATTAAACCGAAGATTAATTATGTTTCCATGAGCATCCATATCTCCAAATTTACTTAGGTTAGTCTTGGTGACTTCGATAGCTTGTTGTTTGGACAAATCCCATCTTACAATTTCTGTAGTACTAATCACAGTACAAATAGTATTATCTATAGCAATTATGCTTCCCTTTGGAAAATTATCAGGTAAAGAAATCCTTTTATAACCAAGATTGACATCCCAAAGAAAACGATTACCTCTTTGGTCGTTAGCAAAAAAATATTTATTGTCACTAGAGTAGTTGATTCGCAATGCCCAAGTTTCAATAAGTGATAATTTTTGCTCTATTCTTCCCGTTTCTCTGTGGACAATTACAATACCGTTTTCTAATGTACTTGCCGCAATATGCTTACGTTCTTTGTTATATGCCAAAACATAAATTTCATCATCCAATTGAGCGATGAGCTGTTCGTTGGCATCCCCTTTTATCCTTTGCGCAAGTCTTCCACTTAATGTACACACAAGGACCGTATCTCTATCACTTAAGAAGGTAACATCAATATAAGAAACTGGATTAAGGGCAGTTAACTTAGAAATTACAATTTCATTTTCTTGAGCTATTGATATTGTACTAAAATAAAATACTACAAAAAATAGCACGTACTTTAAACTATTTCTCATCATTACAGATAGTTACTTTTTGATTATTACTCAGAATTTCAAGGTTGGCGCTTTGATCATTTACCCCTATTTTTACTTTATTATTTCCTCTATCCCACATATGAAGGGAAGCTCCGCCTTGAGGTTCTGAAATAAGTAAAAGATGCTGCTGGGTTTTAGAATCCAAAG harbors:
- a CDS encoding ABC transporter ATP-binding protein, whose translation is MDHFINTHSSQNCIETYDLHHRFSSGQVAVDKLSLTIPTGSIYGFLGPNGAGKTTTLRILLGLLKKQKGEVYFFGKPIKELREDFLKEVGSMIETPSVYGHLTATDNLRVWAKMYNTPMDRIDKVLSIVGLSHTGNKKASMFSLGMKQRLGIAIALLHEPRVLILDEPTNGLDPNGIIEIRELLKKMNREQGITILISSHILSEIEKLVTHLGIISNGVMKFQGTLSDLEQKQNKGVLIRTTNNKEAITILRDLQFPVSFMEDDIVFVTNERKEVAEAISQLALASVGVYSVEWGASTLEDIFMELIN
- a CDS encoding WD40 repeat domain-containing protein; its protein translation is MMRNSLKYVLFFVVFYFSTISIAQENEIVISKLTALNPVSYIDVTFLSDRDTVLVCTLSGRLAQRIKGDANEQLIAQLDDEIYVLAYNKERKHIAASTLENGIVIVHRETGRIEQKLSLIETWALRINYSSDNKYFFANDQRGNRFLWDVNLGYKRISLPDNFPKGSIIAIDNTICTVISTTEIVRWDLSKQQAIEVTKTNLSKFGDMDAHGNIINLRFNEGELLQKGTTNPIYKVKHPSWLRTLASIGGEEGAKRYGIKGHNGYFEDINFQMALTDAKFAGDKIYTSSIDRSLRVWDKKTGTLLESLTGHTATVNRLKVNVSGTQVVSIDLKGGLFFWETNEKRARIN